Below is a genomic region from Candidatus Latescibacterota bacterium.
AGATAATATATCGAGCCAGCTCGATCAGTCTGATCATGAGGGAAAATGAAAAGTGGCCAAACCAGTATACCCGACGCAGTTTGTAAGTTTATTTCATCCTAGTCGGTCGGCTTGGCCACGAAACGGTAACCTGTCAGTTCAATACCGCTTTATCGGTGGAATCAGCGGAGAGACGCATAGTCATCTGTTACCTGTATCTATAATCGTCAGTATTGATAAAAACTTGAACAGTTTGAGGGGGGGGCATCCTGGATTGCCATACATCAGAAAGACTTCTTTTCCTACAGGCTCTCCAGCTTCGCTTTTGCCTGATCCTTCCAGACACCGTCTGGTGCAGCCTTGATATACTTTCGAAGAATGGCCGCGGCATCATCCAACCGGCCCGTCTTCTCGTAAATGACGGCGAGCGAGAAAAGAGACTTCAGGTGCAGCGGATCTATCTCACGAGCCGCTTCGAATGCATCCTCGGCCTTATCGTAATCACGCAGGTGAAAATATGAAGCTCCAAGTGCATAGAGGTACTCGGGATCAGTTATCCCTTCCATGTCAAGACCACTCAGTACGTCGACAGCTTTCCTGTGCATACCGAGTTTCTGCCAGGTCACACCGAGGTTGAATATCGCATCGGTGAATCCACGATCCTTTTCAACAGCCTTTTCGAAATTCGATGCAGCTTCAGAATATTTTGCCTGCGAAGCAAGCTCCAGACCAGTATTATAGAAGGTCGCCGCTTCGACCAGCCGATCAAACTTCCTCCTGTCCTCTGATGTCAGGGGTACACGGATACCTGTTCCGGGCTCCGGAGCGATGGCTGGGTCCATCCCGTTGTATTCAGCTACATCAGCAGCCCTGCCCGAATCGCCATAGTAATCCATCGCGACCGATTCCCAATTCTCTCCCGCCTTTATCCTGTGAGTGATCGAATCACTGATGGAGATCTGCACTCCGGCACTCTTCTGTCCGGCGCAGGATACCGTGAGCGCAATAGCACAGGTCAGGATCAGGAAAACTGCCGATCTTGTCCAAATCATGCTCGGCTTCGCCCGGGCGCTGTATTTATCATAATATCTCACTTCATTTTTCCCGCAGCCTTTACGGCTTCTTCATAGACGGTCCTGATCGGCACCTCGGCCTTAATGGCGATCTGCCTGCAGGATTCGTACTCAGGAGCGTACTTGACTTTCCCACCGGGAAGTACACCGAACTTCACCGATACCCTGCCATATTTCGTTTTGACATTTTTATTATAACGCTCAAGCTCCGCCCTGCCC
It encodes:
- a CDS encoding tetratricopeptide repeat protein — translated: MIWTRSAVFLILTCAIALTVSCAGQKSAGVQISISDSITHRIKAGENWESVAMDYYGDSGRAADVAEYNGMDPAIAPEPGTGIRVPLTSEDRRKFDRLVEAATFYNTGLELASQAKYSEAASNFEKAVEKDRGFTDAIFNLGVTWQKLGMHRKAVDVLSGLDMEGITDPEYLYALGASYFHLRDYDKAEDAFEAAREIDPLHLKSLFSLAVIYEKTGRLDDAAAILRKYIKAAPDGVWKDQAKAKLESL